In Haloterrigena turkmenica DSM 5511, a single genomic region encodes these proteins:
- a CDS encoding VOC family protein, with protein MLTGLSWLALEAKYLEPARSFYEETLELACTAERETELVFAAGETDLVIRRPEAVPRGGLHTHYAFSIPDAEYDDWWDRLSAEYDLEEARFGPAKSLYLYDPDGNCVELGQQGVEGPGIDGIFEVVLEVEDLERAESFYAALGFETVDGGDERKRIRMNGPMALELWEPHLGIADARGGVHVDLGFESTEPTAELEAVSDRVQRVDRVDDEEVVVRDPDGHCLTFTT; from the coding sequence ATGCTCACCGGGTTGTCCTGGCTCGCTCTCGAGGCCAAATATCTCGAGCCGGCGCGGTCGTTCTACGAGGAGACGCTGGAGTTGGCCTGCACCGCGGAGCGCGAGACCGAACTCGTCTTCGCCGCCGGCGAGACGGACCTCGTGATTCGCCGGCCCGAGGCCGTCCCGCGAGGCGGGCTCCACACCCACTACGCGTTCTCGATTCCCGATGCCGAGTACGACGACTGGTGGGACCGCCTGAGCGCCGAGTACGACCTCGAGGAGGCTCGATTCGGCCCCGCGAAGTCGCTGTACCTCTACGACCCCGACGGCAACTGCGTCGAACTCGGCCAGCAGGGCGTGGAGGGCCCCGGCATCGACGGGATCTTCGAGGTCGTCCTCGAGGTCGAGGATCTCGAGCGCGCGGAGTCGTTCTACGCTGCGCTGGGGTTCGAGACGGTCGACGGCGGGGACGAACGCAAGCGGATCCGGATGAACGGCCCGATGGCCCTGGAACTCTGGGAGCCCCACCTCGGCATCGCTGACGCTCGCGGCGGCGTCCACGTCGATCTGGGCTTCGAGAGCACCGAACCGACCGCGGAACTCGAGGCGGTCAGCGACCGCGTCCAGCGCGTCGACCGCGTCGACGACGAGGAGGTCGTCGTCCGCGATCCGGACGGCCATTGCCTGACGTTCACGACGTAG
- a CDS encoding ferritin-like domain-containing protein produces MTTDEITDLLTEAYTDELETVMNYLSNAIVLDGIHAEEVKASLEEDIQEELDHAQILGERLKQLDESPPGSEQFQAKQHSLQPPEDTTDVQSVIEGVLEAENDAIETYRSLIEAAEDANDPVTEDVAVTILTDEEAHRTEFRGFQKEFPMD; encoded by the coding sequence ATGACGACCGACGAGATTACGGACCTCCTGACGGAGGCCTACACCGACGAACTCGAGACCGTGATGAACTACCTCTCGAACGCGATCGTCCTCGATGGCATCCACGCCGAGGAGGTCAAGGCGAGCTTAGAGGAGGACATCCAGGAGGAGCTCGACCACGCGCAGATACTCGGCGAGCGCCTGAAGCAACTCGACGAGTCGCCGCCGGGCTCCGAGCAGTTCCAGGCCAAGCAACACAGCCTCCAGCCTCCCGAGGACACCACCGACGTCCAGTCGGTCATCGAGGGCGTCCTCGAGGCCGAGAACGATGCGATCGAGACCTACCGATCACTGATCGAGGCCGCCGAAGACGCGAACGACCCCGTCACGGAGGACGTGGCGGTGACGATCCTCACCGATGAGGAGGCCCACCGGACCGAGTTCCGCGGGTTCCAGAAGGAGTTCCCGATGGACTGA
- a CDS encoding DUF5779 family protein, whose amino-acid sequence MSDFDLDLRTVEEHIDEELEIDGSIVLGVLDGETPAEEWLEAISKGNVLVLNVEGDVNELAAGFARDIRESGGNLVHFRGFLLVTPPGVDVNTDRL is encoded by the coding sequence ATGAGCGATTTCGACCTCGACCTCCGAACCGTCGAGGAACACATCGATGAGGAACTCGAGATCGATGGCAGTATCGTCCTCGGCGTCCTCGACGGGGAGACGCCCGCCGAGGAGTGGCTCGAGGCGATCTCGAAGGGGAACGTGCTCGTCCTCAACGTCGAGGGCGACGTCAACGAACTGGCCGCCGGTTTCGCTCGCGACATCAGGGAGTCGGGTGGGAACCTCGTTCACTTCCGCGGATTCTTGCTGGTGACGCCGCCAGGCGTCGACGTGAACACGGATCGACTGTAG
- the ilvC gene encoding ketol-acid reductoisomerase has translation MTDEFTTDIYYDDDADVSTLDDETVAVLGYGSQGHAHALNLNESGVDVVVGLREESSSRSAAEADGLEVATPADAVAQASYVSVLVPDTVQSDVYENAIEPNLEAGDTLQFAHGLNIHYNQIQPPEGVDVTMVAPKSPGHLVRRNYENDEGTPGLLAIYQDTTGHAEERALAYAKGIGCTRAGVIETTFQEEVESDLFGEQAVLCGGVTSLVKHGYETLVDAGYSPEIAYFECLNELKLIVDLMYEGGNMEMWNSVSDTAEYGGLTRGDRIVDESVRENMEEVLEEVQNGEFTREWIVENQAGRPSYSQLRQAEQEHDIEEVGGRLRDLFAWAEEEEQAEDEDESVQVQADD, from the coding sequence ATGACTGACGAATTCACCACCGACATCTACTACGACGACGACGCAGACGTATCGACGCTCGACGACGAGACCGTGGCCGTGCTGGGCTACGGGAGCCAGGGCCACGCCCACGCGCTGAACCTGAACGAAAGCGGCGTGGACGTGGTCGTCGGCCTCCGCGAGGAGTCGTCCTCGCGCTCGGCCGCCGAAGCCGACGGTCTCGAGGTCGCGACGCCGGCCGACGCCGTCGCCCAGGCCTCCTACGTCTCCGTGCTGGTGCCCGACACCGTCCAGTCGGACGTCTACGAGAACGCCATCGAACCCAACCTCGAGGCGGGGGACACGCTGCAGTTCGCCCACGGACTGAACATCCACTACAACCAGATCCAGCCCCCCGAGGGCGTCGACGTGACGATGGTCGCGCCGAAGAGCCCGGGCCACCTCGTCCGCCGGAACTACGAGAACGACGAGGGGACCCCCGGCCTGCTGGCGATCTACCAGGACACTACCGGCCATGCCGAGGAACGCGCACTCGCCTACGCGAAGGGGATCGGCTGCACTCGCGCCGGCGTCATCGAGACGACGTTCCAGGAGGAGGTCGAATCGGACCTCTTCGGCGAGCAGGCCGTCCTCTGTGGCGGCGTCACCTCGCTGGTCAAACACGGCTACGAGACGCTCGTCGACGCGGGCTACTCGCCGGAGATCGCCTACTTCGAGTGTCTCAACGAGCTCAAACTGATCGTCGACCTGATGTACGAAGGCGGGAACATGGAGATGTGGAACTCCGTCTCCGACACCGCCGAGTACGGCGGGCTCACCCGCGGCGACCGGATCGTCGACGAGTCGGTTCGTGAGAACATGGAAGAGGTCCTCGAGGAGGTCCAGAACGGCGAGTTCACGCGTGAGTGGATCGTCGAGAACCAGGCCGGCCGACCCAGCTACAGCCAGCTTCGACAGGCCGAGCAGGAACACGACATCGAGGAGGTCGGCGGTCGACTGCGCGACCTGTTCGCCTGGGCCGAGGAGGAAGAGCAAGCGGAAGACGAAGACGAGTCCGTCCAGGTGCAGGCGGACGACTGA
- a CDS encoding DUF5789 family protein, with protein sequence MGVRPPSSGDDDEPESIEFGIAAVDARLKDAELSFPATKDDVAAELGHERIPYNVHGNDVALREMLAEVDTEEFRSRQELLNDLHGPFEEYRRNNSNGVFQQVRSMLPF encoded by the coding sequence ATGGGAGTCCGGCCACCATCGAGCGGAGACGACGACGAACCCGAGAGCATCGAATTCGGTATCGCCGCCGTCGACGCCCGCCTAAAGGACGCGGAGCTATCGTTTCCGGCGACGAAAGACGACGTCGCGGCCGAACTCGGCCACGAACGCATTCCGTACAACGTCCACGGAAACGACGTCGCGCTGCGCGAGATGCTCGCGGAAGTCGACACCGAGGAGTTTCGCTCGCGCCAGGAACTGTTGAACGACCTGCACGGCCCGTTCGAGGAGTATCGACGGAACAACTCGAACGGCGTCTTCCAGCAGGTCCGTTCGATGCTGCCCTTTTGA
- a CDS encoding YciE/YciF ferroxidase family protein: protein MSIDTTEDLFVSGLKHAYYTEQQLVDALDELEQTSSNEELKSGFAEHREETKTHVDRIEQVFEQLDADAEAAEDPVVEGMIQAHEEFMDQDPSEQAIDRYNIAAGQKSEHYEIATYGNLIPMADQLGMDDVADMLEETLREEQDELETLSEMGEQFDYGELEASN, encoded by the coding sequence ATGAGCATCGACACAACCGAAGACCTCTTCGTATCCGGCCTCAAGCACGCGTATTACACCGAACAGCAACTCGTCGACGCCCTCGACGAACTCGAGCAGACCTCCTCGAACGAGGAACTCAAAAGCGGGTTCGCCGAGCACCGCGAAGAAACGAAGACGCACGTCGACCGTATCGAGCAGGTGTTCGAACAGCTCGACGCCGACGCCGAAGCGGCGGAAGACCCCGTCGTCGAGGGGATGATCCAGGCTCACGAGGAGTTCATGGATCAGGATCCGAGCGAGCAGGCCATCGATCGGTACAATATCGCCGCCGGCCAGAAGTCCGAACACTACGAGATTGCCACCTACGGCAACCTCATCCCGATGGCCGACCAGCTCGGGATGGACGACGTCGCCGACATGCTCGAGGAAACCCTCCGCGAGGAGCAGGACGAACTCGAGACGCTCTCGGAGATGGGCGAGCAGTTCGACTACGGCGAACTCGAAGCGTCGAACTGA
- a CDS encoding LeuA family protein, giving the protein MTPVRGVEFFQGTLDSTDEIESARVFDTTLRDGEQSPGTSFSYDDKRQIASILDEMGTHVIEAGFPVNSDAEFEAVRDIASSTSTTTCGLARVVDADIEAALDSGVEMVHTFVSTSDVQIEDSMHATRDEVVERAVESVERVTETGTTCMFSPMDATRTDEQFLLEIIEAVSEAGVDWINIPDTCGVATPTRFRAMIEKVCAHTDARIDVHTHDDFGLATANALAGIEAGADQAQVSVNSIGERAGNAAYEEFVMAVESLYQTDTGIDTTRITELSNVVEEKSGMATPGNKPVVGDNAFSHESGIHAAGVIENSDTFEPGVMTPEMVGAERRLILGKHTGTHSVRERLAELGFEPTDDQVRAVTRRVKDFGAEKRRVTVDDLERFAEEAGIERQSKEEEEVRV; this is encoded by the coding sequence CTGACACCAGTCAGGGGGGTCGAGTTCTTCCAGGGCACGTTAGATTCCACTGACGAAATAGAGTCAGCACGTGTCTTCGATACGACCCTCCGGGACGGCGAACAGTCGCCCGGAACTTCGTTCTCCTACGACGACAAACGGCAGATCGCGTCCATCCTGGACGAGATGGGTACCCACGTCATCGAGGCCGGGTTCCCCGTCAACTCGGACGCGGAGTTCGAGGCCGTTCGTGATATCGCGTCATCGACCTCGACGACGACCTGCGGGTTAGCCCGCGTCGTCGACGCGGACATCGAGGCCGCACTGGATTCCGGCGTCGAAATGGTGCACACGTTCGTCAGCACCAGCGACGTCCAGATCGAGGACTCGATGCACGCGACGCGAGACGAAGTCGTCGAACGCGCAGTCGAATCGGTCGAACGCGTCACTGAGACGGGAACCACCTGCATGTTCTCGCCGATGGACGCGACCCGAACTGACGAGCAGTTCCTGCTCGAGATCATCGAGGCCGTCAGCGAGGCCGGCGTCGACTGGATTAACATTCCGGACACCTGTGGCGTCGCCACGCCGACGCGGTTTCGGGCCATGATCGAGAAGGTCTGTGCCCATACGGACGCGCGGATCGACGTCCACACCCACGACGACTTCGGGCTGGCCACCGCCAACGCCCTGGCCGGCATCGAAGCGGGGGCCGATCAGGCGCAGGTCTCGGTCAACTCCATCGGCGAGCGCGCGGGCAACGCCGCCTACGAGGAGTTCGTGATGGCCGTCGAGTCCCTGTATCAGACCGACACGGGGATCGACACGACGCGCATCACCGAGCTCTCGAACGTCGTCGAGGAGAAAAGCGGGATGGCGACGCCGGGCAACAAGCCCGTCGTCGGCGACAACGCCTTCTCCCACGAGAGCGGCATCCACGCCGCCGGCGTCATCGAGAACTCCGACACCTTCGAGCCCGGCGTCATGACCCCGGAGATGGTCGGCGCCGAACGCCGCCTGATCCTGGGCAAGCACACCGGTACCCACTCGGTACGGGAGCGCCTGGCCGAACTGGGCTTCGAGCCCACCGACGATCAGGTCAGGGCGGTCACCCGCCGCGTCAAGGACTTCGGGGCCGAGAAGCGCCGGGTCACCGTCGACGACTTGGAGCGCTTCGCCGAAGAGGCTGGCATCGAACGCCAGTCCAAAGAGGAGGAGGAGGTGCGCGTCTAA
- the ilvB gene encoding biosynthetic-type acetolactate synthase large subunit yields MSERAAKVTQADEEAQDDDQITDSAAPDAAQEADAGSETTPAPVTSGAEAVVRALENAGVEHAFGVQGGAIMPVYDALYDSEIYHVTMAHEQGAAHAADAYGIVSGKPGICLATSGPGATNLVTGLADADMDSDPMVALTGQVPTELVGNDAFQETDTTGVTTPVTKDNTFSSDSDTVGSDVSEAFALAGEGRPGPTLVDLPKDITNGETDHEPDAPSVPETYEVQERADEEIVAAAAERIENSNRPAMLLGGGVIKGEASEACREFAIEHEIPVITTMPGIGAFPEDHELSLEMAGMHGTGYANMAITHCDTLIGIGTRFDDRLTGGIETFAPDAELIHVDIDPAEISKNIHADYPLIGDAATVVEQLAEAVDESPEATKWRAQCQQWKSDYSMAYDAPEDEPLQPEFVVEALDEATDDDTIVTTGVGQHQMWACQYWTYTEPRTWVSSHGLGTMGYGLPAAIGARIAADDDQDVVCFDGDGSFLMTLQGLSVAVRENLDITVAVLNNEYIGMVRQWQDAFFEGRHSASDYHWMPEFDKLAEAFGAAGFRIDDYDEVADTIEEALSYDGPSVIDVHIDPEANVFPMVPSGGDNGQFALTEDQL; encoded by the coding sequence ATGAGCGAACGCGCAGCAAAGGTCACACAGGCAGACGAGGAGGCACAGGACGACGACCAGATCACCGACAGCGCGGCCCCGGACGCGGCTCAGGAGGCCGACGCCGGGTCGGAGACGACGCCGGCACCCGTCACCAGCGGTGCCGAAGCGGTCGTCCGCGCGCTAGAAAACGCGGGCGTCGAGCACGCCTTCGGCGTGCAGGGCGGGGCGATCATGCCCGTCTACGACGCCCTCTACGACTCGGAGATCTACCACGTGACGATGGCCCACGAGCAGGGCGCGGCCCACGCGGCCGACGCCTACGGCATCGTCTCGGGGAAGCCGGGCATCTGTCTGGCGACCTCCGGACCGGGCGCGACCAACCTCGTCACGGGGCTGGCCGACGCCGACATGGACTCGGATCCGATGGTGGCTCTGACGGGCCAGGTGCCGACGGAGCTCGTCGGCAACGACGCCTTCCAGGAGACCGACACGACGGGCGTCACGACGCCGGTCACGAAGGACAACACCTTCTCGAGCGACTCGGACACCGTCGGCAGCGACGTCAGCGAGGCGTTCGCCCTCGCCGGTGAGGGCCGACCGGGCCCGACGCTGGTCGATCTCCCCAAGGACATCACGAACGGCGAGACCGACCACGAGCCCGACGCGCCGTCGGTGCCCGAGACCTACGAGGTCCAGGAGCGGGCCGACGAGGAGATCGTCGCGGCCGCGGCAGAGCGCATCGAGAACTCGAACAGGCCCGCCATGCTGCTGGGCGGCGGCGTCATCAAGGGCGAGGCCAGCGAGGCCTGCCGCGAGTTCGCCATCGAACACGAGATCCCGGTCATCACCACGATGCCCGGCATCGGTGCCTTCCCCGAGGATCACGAGCTTTCCCTCGAGATGGCGGGGATGCACGGCACCGGCTACGCCAACATGGCGATCACCCACTGCGACACGCTGATCGGGATCGGAACGCGGTTCGACGACCGCCTGACCGGCGGCATCGAGACCTTCGCGCCCGATGCGGAGCTCATCCACGTCGACATCGATCCCGCGGAGATCTCGAAGAACATCCACGCGGACTACCCGCTGATCGGCGACGCCGCGACCGTCGTCGAACAGCTGGCCGAGGCGGTCGACGAGTCGCCCGAGGCCACGAAATGGCGCGCGCAGTGCCAGCAGTGGAAGTCCGACTACTCGATGGCCTACGACGCGCCCGAGGACGAGCCGCTCCAGCCGGAGTTCGTCGTCGAAGCCTTAGACGAGGCGACCGACGACGACACCATCGTGACGACCGGCGTCGGCCAACACCAGATGTGGGCCTGCCAGTACTGGACGTACACCGAACCCCGCACGTGGGTCTCGAGTCACGGGCTCGGGACGATGGGCTACGGGCTGCCGGCGGCGATCGGCGCCCGAATCGCGGCCGACGACGATCAGGACGTCGTCTGTTTCGACGGCGACGGCTCGTTCCTGATGACGTTGCAGGGTCTCTCGGTCGCGGTCCGCGAGAATCTGGACATCACGGTCGCCGTGCTCAACAACGAGTACATCGGGATGGTCCGACAGTGGCAGGACGCCTTCTTCGAGGGCCGCCACTCCGCGTCGGACTACCACTGGATGCCCGAGTTCGACAAGCTCGCCGAGGCCTTCGGCGCGGCCGGCTTCCGCATCGACGACTACGACGAGGTCGCCGACACCATCGAGGAGGCGCTTTCCTACGACGGCCCCTCGGTGATCGACGTCCACATCGATCCCGAGGCCAACGTCTTCCCGATGGTGCCAAGCGGCGGCGACAACGGACAGTTCGCACTGACGGAGGACCAACTATGA
- the ilvN gene encoding acetolactate synthase small subunit, protein MKRGLEGPPPEDRPTPAGRRNKQGIRIDPEVEATHEPRRTVISALVAHEPGVLSDVSGLFSRRQFNIESLTVGPTKDEDRARITVVVEEPDPGIDQIKKQLRKLVPVISVRELEPDAMQRELALIKVDADDPAQVSAVADMYDATTVDSSPETATFEITGARQKIEAAIDTFGQFGIREISRTGTTALARGTEETAAAVNATESTATEANHDETYQTANDD, encoded by the coding sequence ATGAAACGAGGACTCGAGGGACCACCGCCGGAGGACCGACCGACCCCCGCGGGTCGACGCAACAAGCAGGGCATTCGCATCGACCCCGAGGTCGAAGCGACCCACGAGCCCCGGCGCACCGTGATCTCCGCGCTGGTCGCCCACGAGCCCGGCGTGCTCTCGGACGTCTCGGGACTGTTCTCGAGGCGCCAGTTCAACATCGAGAGCCTGACCGTCGGGCCGACGAAAGACGAGGACCGCGCGCGGATCACGGTCGTCGTCGAGGAGCCCGATCCGGGCATCGACCAGATCAAGAAACAGCTGCGCAAGCTCGTGCCGGTGATCTCGGTGCGCGAACTCGAGCCCGACGCGATGCAGCGGGAGCTGGCGTTGATCAAGGTCGACGCCGACGATCCCGCGCAGGTCAGCGCCGTCGCGGACATGTACGACGCGACGACCGTCGACTCGAGTCCGGAGACGGCGACCTTCGAGATCACGGGCGCGCGCCAGAAGATCGAGGCAGCGATCGACACGTTCGGCCAGTTCGGGATCCGGGAAATCTCCCGAACCGGGACGACGGCGCTCGCTCGCGGCACCGAGGAGACCGCGGCAGCCGTGAACGCGACTGAATCGACCGCCACCGAGGCGAACCACGACGAAACATACCAGACAGCAAACGATGACTGA
- a CDS encoding sensor histidine kinase produces MILFQAIFVALVGGTAGILVGFETARRKRSIADLEETTSELEAIEDEIRTEKQRFESLFQNAPSAAADIQYTDGEPTIDRANTVFEELVDHTSADAQGKNLFEVVPLQETETEAAVAAHVADNEIYRDEVTVDRPDGRGHYKLRVIPYEVGKEGERAFALYTDVTELRRTQQELAESVDQLEASNERLEQFAYAVSHDLQEPLRMVSSYLQLLEDRYRDELDEDAEEFIDYAVDGAERMRAMIENLLEYSRVTTRGEPLEPTDAAAVLDNVLTDLEPRIEETDATITVDELPTVIADGDQLAQVFRNLLSNALKYSGDEPPRVHVGVERDGDEWRFAIADQGIGLDPEQSEQIFDVFETAHTSEEGSDSGIGLALCQRIIERHGGKIWVDSEPGEGATFYFTLPRTEAQESERTRPPRADSEEPSDSRA; encoded by the coding sequence GTGATCCTGTTTCAGGCGATCTTCGTGGCGCTCGTCGGGGGAACGGCTGGCATTCTCGTCGGCTTCGAGACCGCCCGCCGGAAACGATCTATCGCCGATCTCGAGGAGACGACGAGCGAACTCGAGGCGATCGAGGACGAGATCCGAACCGAGAAGCAGCGGTTCGAATCGCTGTTCCAGAACGCGCCGTCCGCGGCCGCGGATATCCAGTACACGGACGGCGAGCCGACGATCGATCGCGCCAACACCGTCTTCGAGGAGCTCGTCGACCACACGAGCGCGGACGCCCAGGGAAAGAACCTGTTCGAGGTCGTTCCCCTCCAGGAGACAGAGACGGAAGCGGCGGTCGCGGCCCACGTCGCGGACAACGAGATCTACCGAGACGAGGTCACCGTTGACCGACCCGACGGTCGCGGTCACTACAAGCTTCGCGTGATCCCCTACGAGGTCGGAAAGGAGGGCGAGCGGGCGTTCGCGCTCTACACCGACGTGACGGAGCTCAGACGGACCCAACAGGAGCTGGCCGAGAGCGTTGACCAGCTCGAGGCCTCGAACGAGCGCTTAGAGCAGTTCGCCTACGCCGTCTCCCACGACCTGCAGGAACCCCTGCGGATGGTCTCGAGCTACCTCCAGTTACTCGAGGATCGTTACCGGGACGAGCTCGACGAGGATGCCGAGGAGTTCATCGACTACGCCGTCGACGGCGCCGAACGGATGCGCGCGATGATCGAGAACCTCCTCGAGTACTCCCGGGTCACCACCCGCGGCGAGCCCCTGGAACCGACGGACGCCGCAGCGGTCCTCGACAACGTGCTCACCGACCTCGAACCGCGGATCGAGGAGACCGACGCGACGATCACCGTCGACGAACTCCCAACGGTTATCGCTGACGGCGACCAGCTCGCACAGGTGTTCCGCAACCTCCTCTCGAACGCGCTCAAATACAGTGGGGACGAGCCGCCGCGGGTGCACGTCGGCGTCGAACGGGACGGCGACGAGTGGCGGTTCGCGATCGCCGATCAGGGAATCGGGCTCGATCCCGAGCAGTCCGAGCAGATCTTCGACGTCTTCGAAACCGCGCACACGTCCGAGGAGGGATCGGACTCGGGCATCGGACTGGCGCTGTGCCAGCGAATCATCGAGCGCCACGGCGGGAAGATCTGGGTCGACTCCGAACCCGGCGAGGGCGCGACGTTCTACTTCACGCTGCCGCGCACCGAGGCTCAGGAGTCGGAACGGACCCGCCCGCCTCGAGCCGACAGCGAAGAGCCCAGCGACAGTCGAGCGTAG
- a CDS encoding ribbon-helix-helix domain-containing protein, producing MTEYTTVSIPKDLADRVEETIDGTSFQSTSDLVRFLLRSIVIQHQKEGELTEAEFEEITEQLRGLGYLE from the coding sequence ATGACCGAATACACCACGGTCTCGATCCCGAAGGATCTGGCCGACCGCGTCGAGGAGACGATCGACGGCACCAGCTTCCAGAGCACGAGCGATCTCGTTCGGTTCCTGCTCCGGAGCATCGTCATCCAGCACCAGAAGGAGGGCGAACTCACCGAAGCCGAGTTCGAGGAGATCACCGAACAGCTTCGCGGGCTCGGCTACCTCGAGTAG
- the leuC gene encoding 3-isopropylmalate dehydratase large subunit, with translation MSEGTLYDKVWDRHKVTTLPTGQDQLFVGLHLIHEVTSPQAFGMLRERDLEVAYPKLTHATVDHIVPTADQSRPYEEDAAEEMMAELEENVREAGIDFSDPTTGDQGIVHVIGPEQGLTQPGKTIVCGDSHTSTHGAFGALAFGIGTSQIRDVLATGTVAMEKQKVRKIQVDGELGEGVEAKDIILEIIRRLGTEGGVGYVYEYAGEAIESLGMEGRMSICNMSIEGGARAGYVNPDETTYEWLEETDYFQENPEKFEELKPYWESIRSDEDAEYDDVVHIDANELEPVVTWGTTPGQGVGVTEPIPAPEDLPEDKQDTARRAQEHMRVEPGDTMEGYDIDVAFLGSCTNARLPDLRRAAEIVEGRQVDDDVRALVVPGSQRVQEAAAEEGLKDIFEEAGFEWRNAGCSMCLGMNEDQLEGDEASASSSNRNFVGRQGSKDGRTVLMNPQMVAAAAITGEVSDVRELKEVTSV, from the coding sequence ATGAGCGAGGGCACACTGTACGACAAGGTCTGGGATCGACACAAAGTCACCACGCTGCCGACGGGACAGGATCAGCTGTTCGTCGGACTCCACCTCATCCACGAGGTGACGAGTCCGCAGGCGTTCGGGATGCTCCGCGAGCGCGACCTCGAGGTCGCCTATCCGAAGCTGACCCACGCGACGGTCGACCACATCGTCCCGACGGCCGATCAGTCCCGGCCCTACGAGGAGGACGCGGCCGAGGAGATGATGGCCGAACTCGAGGAGAACGTCCGCGAGGCGGGCATCGACTTTTCGGACCCGACGACGGGCGATCAGGGGATCGTCCACGTCATCGGACCGGAGCAGGGACTGACCCAGCCCGGTAAGACGATCGTCTGCGGCGACTCTCACACCTCCACCCACGGCGCCTTCGGCGCGCTCGCGTTCGGGATCGGCACCAGCCAGATCCGGGACGTGCTCGCGACGGGCACCGTCGCGATGGAGAAACAGAAGGTCCGCAAGATCCAGGTCGACGGCGAACTCGGCGAGGGCGTCGAGGCCAAGGACATCATCCTCGAGATCATCCGTCGTCTGGGAACCGAGGGCGGCGTCGGCTACGTCTACGAGTACGCCGGCGAAGCCATCGAATCGCTGGGCATGGAAGGTCGCATGTCGATCTGTAACATGTCCATCGAGGGCGGCGCCCGCGCGGGCTACGTCAACCCCGACGAGACCACCTACGAGTGGCTTGAGGAGACGGACTACTTCCAGGAGAACCCGGAGAAGTTCGAGGAACTCAAACCGTACTGGGAGTCCATTCGCTCCGACGAGGACGCCGAGTACGACGATGTCGTCCACATCGACGCGAACGAACTCGAGCCGGTCGTCACCTGGGGGACCACGCCCGGCCAGGGCGTCGGCGTCACCGAGCCGATTCCGGCCCCCGAGGACCTGCCCGAAGACAAACAGGATACGGCCCGACGCGCCCAGGAACACATGCGCGTCGAACCCGGCGACACGATGGAGGGCTACGACATCGACGTCGCCTTCCTGGGTTCCTGTACGAACGCGCGCCTGCCCGACCTGCGACGTGCCGCCGAGATCGTCGAGGGACGGCAGGTCGACGATGACGTCCGCGCACTGGTCGTCCCCGGCAGCCAGCGCGTCCAGGAAGCCGCTGCGGAGGAAGGGCTCAAAGACATCTTCGAGGAGGCCGGCTTCGAGTGGCGAAACGCCGGCTGTTCAATGTGTCTCGGCATGAACGAAGACCAACTCGAGGGTGACGAAGCCAGCGCCTCGTCCTCGAACCGGAACTTCGTCGGCCGACAGGGCTCGAAAGACGGTCGGACCGTCCTGATGAACCCGCAGATGGTCGCCGCGGCGGCGATCACCGGGGAAGTCTCTGACGTGCGCGAACTGAAGGAGGTGACCTCGGTATGA